Proteins encoded within one genomic window of Companilactobacillus sp.:
- the hslV gene encoding HslVU peptidase proteolytic subunit encodes MTTILAVKHNGKTAIAGDGQVTLSEKFIMKGSAHKIRRIFDDQVIIGFAGGVADAITLQDWLEKKLKAYSGNLKRAAVELAQDWRKDPQLQKLEAMLIALDKDTVLLISGSGEVIEPDEDVISIGSGGNFAQAAAVAMQRHAKDMTAEDIAREGVNIASGIDIFTNTNIITDKF; translated from the coding sequence ATGACAACAATTTTAGCTGTAAAGCATAATGGAAAAACTGCTATTGCTGGTGATGGACAAGTAACATTGAGTGAAAAGTTCATCATGAAGGGTAGCGCACATAAAATCAGACGTATTTTCGATGACCAAGTAATCATCGGATTTGCGGGAGGGGTTGCTGACGCTATCACTCTTCAAGATTGGTTGGAAAAGAAATTAAAGGCTTACTCTGGAAATCTTAAACGTGCCGCAGTTGAATTAGCCCAAGACTGGCGTAAAGATCCACAATTGCAAAAGTTAGAAGCAATGTTGATTGCATTAGATAAAGACACTGTTTTACTAATTTCTGGTAGTGGAGAAGTTATCGAACCAGATGAAGATGTTATTTCAATCGGTTCGGGTGGTAACTTTGCACAAGCTGCCGCAGTTGCTATGCAAAGACATGCTAAGGATATGACTGCTGAAGATATTGCACGTGAAGGCGTAAATATTGCTTCAGGAATCGATATTTTCACTAATACAAATATCATTACAGACAAATTCTAG